GAAGTCGTCCAGTCCAAAGTGGATGATCTCCGGAGCCCCTCGCACTGAGGGATTCTTAGCGAATGGTTGCTCCTGAAATCCATGAGCAATACCTGTGTGTAGTGTGAAAATTGCGATCCAAATTCTTGGTTGGATTCGGTTCATAATCATATTCTGTCGTGTGCCACTTCCAAATTACTTCATTATGAAATATTCTCCAGATGCAATCATCCTAAACAGGGGTGAATTTTGTGCTTAGCCACTCCATTTGAGGCATTGCACCTGATCAGATTGGTTACATGGTCTTTGGTGATCATTGTTTTTTTGGAATAATAACCAGCTGATAGTCAGTGGTTTAATTCTATGTGATGTAATCATGTTTATCAATGGTGATAGTCGGGTGTATTTAAAGCGTAGTTGCGAATAATGTAAAAAACGAGGTGAATTATATATTTGGATTGAGTCTTTCGCAATTGAAATCGATTTCTATTAAGGATTCATTAATTATTATCTCAACCTAATTAATCATTCATCAACTAAACAATCACTATGTTAAAACTTAGACAATTATTAATGATTGCCCTCATGACCCTGATAGGGTGGACGGCCAATGCACAAAACTGGCAGCTGGTCTGGGCAGATGAGTTCACCAATGGTATTGGCCCCGATTGGGTCTTTGAAACAGGTACGGGCTCAGGTGGCTGGGGCAACAACGAGCTCCAGTATTATCGCCAGCAAAACGCCACTGTGCAAAACGGCGAACTGGTGATCACAGCCAAGAATGAGAGCTTTGGCGGTATGAACTATACCTCTGCCCGTATGAAGACCCAGGGTAAGAAATCCTGGAAGTATGGCAAAATAGAGGCGCGGATGCAATTGCCTGCCTTTCAGGGGTCGTGGCCTGCCTTTTGGATGCTTGGCGACAACATCACCTCGGTGGGATGGCCTTCCTGTGGTGAAATTGACATCATGGAACAAACCAATACCAGTGACCATGTGCTTGGCACCATTCACTGGAACAATAATGGGTACGTCTATTATGGAGGCAACACAGCAGCCAGTGTGACTGGTTATCATGTTTACTCTATTGAGTGGGATGCCAATGCCATCAAATGGTTTGTAGACGGTAACCTCTACCATACGGCCAATATTCAGAATGGGATCAATGGAACCAGCGAGTTTCATGAGAAGTTTTTCATCATACTCAATCTGGCCGTGGGAGGAAATTTGCCAGGCAATAATGTCAATAATGGAGCACTTCCGGCTTCTGTGAAAGTAGACTATGTACGTGTGTATCAATCTACCGGAGGGGGTACCGGAGCTCCGGTCGGTCAAACGATCTGGCTGCGAGGTTCCAACGGGCAGTATGCGTCCTCGGAAAATGGAGCTGTACCCATGAACTGTAACCGAAATTCAGTGCAAGGCTGGGAACAATTCACTGTGGTCAGTGCCGGAGGCAGTAAAATCGCTTTACGAGGAAGTAATGGAAAGTACGTCTCCTCCATGAATGGTCAATCGGGCATGATGTGCGACAGGACTACGGTACAAGGCTGGGAAGCCTTCGACTGGGTAAGCAATGCCAACGGAACGATTTCCTTAAGGGGAAATAATGGGTTGTATGTGTCTTCGGAGAACGGCCAGTCACCTATGATCTGTGATCGCACCACCATTCAGGGCTGGGAGCAATTTACCTGGGGAACCGGCGCAGGAGCGAGACAGGCACCTGAGCTGGATTCGGAGCTCTCGGAGCCAGTTGCTTTAACGGTATTCCCCAATCCGGTGACGAATCATGAGTTCAAAGTGCGATGGGATCATCAGGTAAGCCCTGAAGTGCAATTGTCATTGATGGATGTATCAGGAAAAACTGTCTATACGGCTGTAGCTAAAGATGGGCTGGAAAATGTGGTATTGCCATCGCATCTGAGAAAGGGTGTGTATATACTGGGTATCACATCAGAAAAAGGCACTGAAACCAGAAACCTAATTATCAAGTAAGTACTAGCTATCATTCCAACCAAAAAACCCCGTGGCACTAGCTACGGGGTTTAATGCTTTCGAGTCTACCCACGAATGGGTTAACTTACCAGTTGTGTAGTCTCCTAATCTGAGATCATGGTTTTCAACGAGATGAGTTCCGTATGGAGCTTGTCTACTTTCTGCTCCAGGGTTTCTATGTCTTCCAATTTTCCTTCCTGTCTCTTTCTCAACATTTCCCTTTGAAGTTGATTCAGCTCTGACTGTAGCGCCAGAAGGTTTCTTTGTGATGTCAATTGCATAACGGCGGTGTTATTTTGGTGGCTATTTAAATTTAAGACAAATCTGTGGCTGTTACCCCCAAAAGAACGGTTAAAACTTATCCACAATTGTGTGGGTGATTCAGAAGTTGTTGAGTCAGGGAGAGTTGTAAATATTTGAGTTTGTTTGGTCAGCCATCATTGATTACTTTCAATTGTTCTCTCCATTTATCCGATTGATGAAATATATAATACTGAGAGTGTTTTGGTTACCCATCATGTTGGGCGTAGTGTCCTGTCAGCAGGTGACCACCAAGGAACTTGCCGGCTTGTGGGAGTTGGAACATCTCGAAGTGGACGCGGTGCCCAGGTCTGCCAATCCCACCTTTCTGGAGATCAACACCAACAGTAGCTTCGCAGTGTCCAGAGTGTCCGGTGATCAGGTGGGAATGTATCATTTTGATTCACCTTTGATCAGGTTTCGGAGCGAAGACCGTTCGTGGTTCAACAGCCAGTGGAAAATAAAATACTTCAAAGAGTTTATCATTTTAAGAGGAGTGGAGGAAGGCTACCGAGGCACTCAGTTAAGGTTTAAGAGAATTGAAGCGATTCCTGATTTTGCGGAATTTGAGGAGCGGGTGGTTGGTCGGTGGCATATGTATAAAATCAGGAAGAACGGAGAAGTGGAGAAGGTTTCTGCCTCATTTACACTGGAAAGGAATGGAAATTACAGGATGGAGGATCAAAATGGACTCATGG
This Marinoscillum sp. 108 DNA region includes the following protein-coding sequences:
- a CDS encoding family 16 glycosylhydrolase, translating into MLKLRQLLMIALMTLIGWTANAQNWQLVWADEFTNGIGPDWVFETGTGSGGWGNNELQYYRQQNATVQNGELVITAKNESFGGMNYTSARMKTQGKKSWKYGKIEARMQLPAFQGSWPAFWMLGDNITSVGWPSCGEIDIMEQTNTSDHVLGTIHWNNNGYVYYGGNTAASVTGYHVYSIEWDANAIKWFVDGNLYHTANIQNGINGTSEFHEKFFIILNLAVGGNLPGNNVNNGALPASVKVDYVRVYQSTGGGTGAPVGQTIWLRGSNGQYASSENGAVPMNCNRNSVQGWEQFTVVSAGGSKIALRGSNGKYVSSMNGQSGMMCDRTTVQGWEAFDWVSNANGTISLRGNNGLYVSSENGQSPMICDRTTIQGWEQFTWGTGAGARQAPELDSELSEPVALTVFPNPVTNHEFKVRWDHQVSPEVQLSLMDVSGKTVYTAVAKDGLENVVLPSHLRKGVYILGITSEKGTETRNLIIK